A stretch of Bordetella genomosp. 13 DNA encodes these proteins:
- a CDS encoding amidohydrolase family protein: MPDCAPPLEHITPPDHALPAGACDSHFHVFGPADVFPYAENRPYTPPDAPFEALRQLHRKLGISRGVIVHPGCHGYDLSPTLDALDRGAGRYRAVALLPRDVDEPRIAELDRRGVRGVRYNFVAHLANGGWDELAAMAPRIAPFGWHLCVHSDQASLPGLLPRLKQLSIPFVIDHMGRASAAQGTHSEAFEALLGLRDHPGAWVKVSGLDRVSASGKRPFADGEALVAALLQAMPERLLWGTDWPHPNVGGDMPDDGELLNTFLRLCPDPAMRQRILVDNPHALYRFES, encoded by the coding sequence ATGCCCGATTGCGCGCCGCCGCTGGAACACATCACACCGCCCGACCACGCGCTGCCCGCCGGCGCGTGCGATAGCCATTTCCATGTCTTCGGTCCGGCGGATGTGTTCCCGTATGCCGAGAACCGCCCCTATACCCCGCCGGACGCGCCATTCGAGGCACTGCGCCAGTTGCATCGCAAGCTGGGCATCAGCCGCGGCGTGATCGTGCATCCCGGCTGCCACGGCTACGACCTGTCGCCCACGCTGGACGCGCTGGATCGTGGGGCCGGGCGGTACCGCGCAGTGGCCTTGCTGCCGCGCGACGTCGACGAGCCGCGCATCGCGGAGCTAGACCGCCGCGGCGTGCGCGGCGTGCGCTACAACTTCGTGGCGCACCTGGCCAATGGCGGATGGGACGAGCTGGCCGCCATGGCGCCGCGCATCGCGCCATTCGGCTGGCATCTCTGCGTGCATTCCGACCAGGCCTCCCTGCCGGGGCTGCTGCCCCGGCTGAAGCAGCTGTCCATCCCGTTCGTGATCGACCACATGGGCCGCGCGTCGGCCGCGCAAGGCACCCACAGCGAGGCCTTCGAGGCCCTGCTGGGCTTGCGCGATCATCCCGGCGCCTGGGTGAAGGTCTCGGGGCTGGACCGCGTGTCAGCGAGCGGCAAGCGTCCGTTCGCCGACGGCGAGGCGCTGGTGGCGGCCCTGCTGCAGGCCATGCCCGAGCGCCTGCTGTGGGGCACCGACTGGCCGCATCCCAATGTAGGCGGCGACATGCCTGACGACGGCGAGCTGCTCAATACCTTCCTGCGCCTGTGCCCCGACCCCGCGATGCGGCAACGGATCCTGGTGGACAACCCGCACGCGCTGTACCGATTCGAATCCTGA
- a CDS encoding Bug family tripartite tricarboxylate transporter substrate binding protein has product MKNIRTWLGVAALTLCTATQAAGYPDRPVKLIVPFPPGGTSDVVGRIFADALGKELGQTVVVENRSGAGGSVGTRAVASAAPDGYTLLLATSSTNGTNPAVYKTLPYDAVKDFTPVTQIIRVPGVIAVNKNFPAKDYDSFVKLIKREPGKYSYASSGNGGATHMAMEYYKSLSGLNIMHVPYRGTGPALNDVIAGQVGMIWDTAASSMPHIQAGNLRAIVVAAKTRLTQLPDVPTFAEVGLPDYDAEMWNGLLGPANLPADVLSKLNAASVKALADPQVKAKYAGVGAYVVADSPQEFAQVIKEDVAKWKKVAESANITVE; this is encoded by the coding sequence ATGAAGAACATCCGTACCTGGCTAGGCGTCGCGGCGCTGACGCTGTGCACCGCCACGCAGGCCGCCGGCTATCCCGACCGTCCGGTCAAGCTGATCGTGCCCTTCCCGCCGGGCGGCACGTCCGACGTGGTCGGCCGCATCTTCGCCGACGCGCTCGGCAAGGAACTGGGGCAGACCGTCGTGGTCGAGAATCGCAGCGGGGCCGGCGGCTCGGTCGGCACGCGCGCCGTGGCCTCCGCGGCGCCGGACGGCTATACGCTGCTGCTGGCCACCTCGAGCACCAACGGCACCAACCCCGCGGTCTACAAGACGCTGCCCTACGATGCGGTGAAGGACTTCACGCCCGTCACGCAGATCATCCGCGTGCCCGGCGTGATCGCGGTCAACAAGAACTTTCCGGCCAAGGACTATGACAGCTTCGTCAAGCTGATCAAGCGCGAACCCGGCAAGTACTCGTACGCGTCCTCGGGCAACGGCGGGGCCACGCACATGGCCATGGAATACTACAAATCGCTCTCCGGGCTGAACATCATGCACGTGCCCTATCGCGGCACCGGCCCGGCGCTGAACGACGTCATCGCGGGCCAGGTGGGCATGATCTGGGACACCGCGGCATCGTCGATGCCGCACATCCAGGCCGGCAATCTGCGCGCCATCGTGGTGGCGGCCAAGACGCGCCTGACGCAGCTTCCCGACGTGCCCACCTTCGCCGAGGTCGGCCTGCCCGACTACGACGCCGAGATGTGGAACGGCCTGCTCGGCCCCGCCAACCTGCCGGCCGACGTGCTGAGCAAGCTGAACGCGGCATCGGTGAAGGCGCTGGCCGATCCGCAGGTGAAGGCCAAGTACGCCGGCGTGGGCGCCTACGTGGTGGCCGACAGCCCGCAGGAGTTCGCACAAGTCATCAAGGAAGACGTGGCCAAATGGAAGAAGGTGGCCGAGTCCGCGAACATCACGGTAGAGTGA
- a CDS encoding DUF4286 family protein, with the protein MEQMLIKFPEETITHAALRALPGVGQGDAWIYQAADHLETYALLARPAGAAALRAALQARHPRAHAVALDLTTDVAGQAAGQPAPWFYVVETDIKQGAEADFDRWYEEEHLPGLAAVPGTVRARRYLAKEGSPRYYACYDLASRETFGSPPWLAVRGTDWSSRVRPNFINTKRTMFHAVPANQET; encoded by the coding sequence ATGGAACAAATGCTGATCAAATTTCCGGAAGAGACGATCACACACGCGGCACTGCGCGCCCTGCCGGGCGTGGGGCAGGGCGATGCGTGGATCTACCAGGCCGCCGACCATCTCGAGACCTATGCGCTGCTGGCCAGGCCGGCCGGTGCGGCGGCGCTGCGCGCGGCGCTGCAGGCGCGGCATCCGCGGGCGCATGCCGTGGCGCTGGACCTGACCACCGACGTGGCGGGCCAGGCCGCGGGTCAGCCGGCGCCATGGTTCTACGTGGTCGAGACCGACATCAAGCAGGGCGCCGAGGCCGACTTCGACCGCTGGTACGAAGAAGAACATCTGCCCGGCCTGGCCGCGGTGCCGGGCACCGTGCGCGCGCGCCGCTATCTGGCAAAGGAAGGATCGCCGCGCTACTACGCCTGCTATGACCTGGCCAGCCGCGAGACCTTCGGATCGCCACCCTGGCTGGCAGTGCGCGGCACCGACTGGAGCAGCCGCGTACGCCCGAATTTCATCAATACCAAGCGCACCATGTTCCACGCGGTGCCCGCCAACCAGGAGACCTGA
- a CDS encoding LysR family transcriptional regulator, whose amino-acid sequence MDLKQIRYFIMACEMRSLSRAAEVLGLSQPSLSRQIQLLEAELRHHLLVRTGRGVEPTPAGLRFLAHAKALDAMASHARQDMRAYASTTQEKVRLGMPHRVARRLAPQIVQTFRRRHPEASLTLAEGLSSEMNEWLVKDRVDLALLYDPPPSTLARFESVYREDLVLAWRKTSRRAPPRLPARALSAYPLVLPSAPNTIRALVDSTCRELDVVLNIVAEVDVVHTILETMTEDNLYTILPRSALHDVPGQDHLGYSEIVEPVIMNNLTLATPARRPLPPLVEAAAEIIRGLDMKRLFA is encoded by the coding sequence ATGGACCTCAAGCAAATCCGCTACTTCATCATGGCGTGCGAGATGCGCAGCCTGTCCCGCGCCGCCGAGGTGCTGGGGCTGTCGCAGCCCTCGCTCAGCCGGCAGATCCAGCTGCTCGAGGCCGAACTGCGCCATCACCTGTTGGTCCGCACGGGCCGCGGCGTGGAGCCCACGCCGGCGGGCCTGCGCTTCCTTGCGCATGCGAAGGCGCTCGATGCCATGGCATCGCATGCCAGGCAGGACATGCGCGCCTATGCCTCCACCACTCAGGAAAAGGTGCGGCTCGGCATGCCGCATCGGGTGGCGCGCAGGCTGGCGCCTCAAATCGTCCAGACCTTCCGCCGGCGGCATCCCGAGGCATCGCTGACGCTGGCCGAAGGCCTGAGCTCGGAGATGAACGAGTGGCTGGTGAAGGACCGGGTGGACCTGGCGCTGCTGTACGACCCGCCCCCTTCCACTCTGGCGCGCTTCGAGTCGGTCTATCGCGAAGACCTGGTCCTGGCCTGGCGCAAGACCTCACGGCGCGCGCCGCCGCGTCTGCCGGCCCGGGCGCTCAGCGCCTATCCCCTGGTGCTGCCCAGCGCCCCCAACACCATCCGCGCGCTGGTCGACAGCACCTGCCGCGAGCTGGACGTGGTGCTGAACATCGTGGCCGAGGTGGACGTGGTGCACACCATCCTTGAAACCATGACCGAGGACAACCTGTACACGATCCTGCCGCGCTCGGCGCTGCACGACGTGCCGGGGCAGGATCACCTGGGGTACTCCGAGATCGTCGAGCCGGTAATCATGAACAACCTGACGCTGGCCACGCCGGCGCGCAGGCCGCTGCCCCCGCTGGTCGAAGCGGCGGCGGAGATCATCCGCGGGCTGGATATGAAGAGGTTGTTTGCCTGA
- a CDS encoding thiamine pyrophosphate-binding protein, with protein sequence MSEKLEITGGEAIARMFAAHDVELMFGMGGFQLLPYYDAVRRLRLNHHLINDERCAVFAADAYTKVSGKPGVCDATLGPGATNLVTGLAEAYNAGTAMVALVGDSHRLHSWKNMTQEARQLEVLRPVVKDVLRVEKIERIPELVRRAFSIATSGRPGPVVLDVPEDIAHEVHAFDASAFQASEVYRRAPALRCRPDAQAVREAADLLAKARRPLMLCGGGVHISDAADTVQDFARRFNIPVAHTMSGKGAIACSDPLSAGLFGRYSRKANDFIATSDCLFVVGCKLGEVATRRYELLAGGAPIIHLDIVAEEFDRTTQPTLRLWGDVRATLQELGEAMGPAEGIRQQRQAYAEEVAQANAEWRESVQAKLTSTDRPIGMARLMHELNATLPEDGILVADGGFAAHWGGLLFDTKRAGRGFVPDRGFASIGYGIPGAIGAAIAAPGRQVVSLTGDGGCNMSLGELETAVRMGLSFTLIVVNNAASGYIKALQHLMYGSGSYQSSDLAETSYADVATALGCHGIRLEDPDRIRDALREAYACKGRPTVLDVVVTRDPAHMLPGVDSRAAKIKPGDRIA encoded by the coding sequence ATGTCGGAAAAACTGGAAATCACCGGCGGCGAAGCCATCGCCCGCATGTTCGCGGCGCACGACGTGGAACTAATGTTCGGCATGGGCGGCTTTCAGCTGCTGCCCTATTACGACGCGGTGCGGCGCCTGAGGCTGAACCACCACCTGATCAACGATGAGCGCTGCGCGGTGTTCGCCGCCGACGCCTACACCAAGGTCAGCGGCAAGCCGGGCGTATGCGACGCCACGCTGGGCCCCGGGGCCACCAATCTGGTGACAGGCCTGGCCGAAGCCTACAACGCGGGTACGGCCATGGTCGCGCTGGTGGGCGACTCGCACCGCCTGCATTCGTGGAAGAACATGACGCAGGAGGCGCGTCAGCTCGAAGTGCTGCGGCCCGTCGTCAAGGACGTGCTGCGCGTGGAGAAGATCGAGCGCATTCCTGAACTCGTGCGCCGCGCCTTCAGCATCGCCACCAGCGGGCGGCCCGGCCCCGTGGTGCTGGACGTTCCCGAGGACATCGCGCACGAGGTCCATGCGTTCGACGCCTCTGCATTCCAGGCCAGTGAGGTGTATCGCCGGGCGCCCGCGCTGCGCTGCCGTCCCGATGCGCAGGCCGTACGCGAAGCCGCGGACCTGCTGGCCAAGGCCAGACGCCCGCTGATGCTGTGCGGCGGCGGAGTGCACATCAGCGACGCGGCGGACACGGTGCAGGACTTCGCCCGCCGCTTCAACATCCCGGTCGCCCACACCATGAGCGGCAAGGGCGCCATCGCCTGCAGCGATCCGCTCAGCGCGGGCCTGTTCGGCCGCTACAGCCGCAAAGCCAACGACTTCATCGCCACATCCGACTGCCTGTTCGTGGTCGGCTGCAAGCTGGGCGAGGTGGCCACGCGCCGCTACGAACTGCTGGCCGGCGGCGCGCCCATCATCCACCTGGACATCGTGGCCGAGGAGTTCGACCGCACCACACAGCCCACGCTGCGCCTGTGGGGCGACGTGCGTGCGACGCTGCAGGAACTGGGCGAGGCGATGGGCCCGGCTGAAGGCATCAGGCAACAGCGCCAGGCCTATGCCGAGGAAGTGGCGCAGGCCAACGCCGAATGGCGCGAATCGGTGCAGGCCAAGCTGACCTCAACCGACCGCCCGATCGGTATGGCCCGCCTGATGCACGAACTGAACGCCACGCTGCCCGAAGACGGCATTCTGGTGGCGGACGGCGGCTTCGCCGCGCATTGGGGCGGCCTGCTGTTCGACACCAAGCGCGCCGGACGAGGCTTCGTGCCGGACCGCGGCTTCGCATCCATCGGCTACGGCATCCCGGGCGCCATCGGCGCGGCGATCGCGGCGCCCGGCCGCCAGGTCGTCAGCCTGACGGGCGACGGCGGCTGCAACATGTCGCTGGGCGAGCTGGAAACCGCCGTGCGCATGGGCCTGTCGTTCACGCTGATCGTGGTCAACAACGCCGCATCGGGCTACATCAAGGCCCTGCAGCACCTGATGTACGGCAGCGGCAGCTATCAATCGTCGGACCTGGCCGAGACCAGCTACGCCGATGTCGCGACCGCGCTGGGCTGCCACGGCATCCGCCTGGAAGACCCGGACCGCATCCGGGACGCCCTGCGCGAGGCCTACGCCTGCAAGGGCCGCCCCACGGTGCTGGACGTCGTCGTCACGCGCGATCCCGCGCACATGCTGCCCGGCGTGGACAGCCGGGCGGCCAAGATCAAGCCGGGCGATCGCATCGCGTAA
- a CDS encoding SDR family NAD(P)-dependent oxidoreductase — MGQRLANKVALVFGAGSSGPGWGNGKAAAALYAREGARVYAVDLRAEAAEETRAVIAGEGNVCTALTADVTRSEQIESVVRAVLDQEGRIDVLHNNVGITEMGDPIEASEESWHRVMDTNLTGVFLTCKHVLPVMLKQSSGSIVNISSLASIQVNQYPYTSYYAAKAGLNHLTRSLAVRYAPNNIRVNAVLPGVIDTPLIYTQIAGQFEDVEEMRRRRNAASPMGRMGDAWDVAHAALFLASDEAKYITGVCLPVDGGKACAGR, encoded by the coding sequence ATGGGTCAGCGTCTGGCCAACAAGGTGGCTCTGGTCTTCGGCGCGGGTTCGTCGGGCCCGGGCTGGGGCAACGGCAAGGCGGCGGCGGCGCTGTACGCCCGTGAAGGCGCGCGCGTCTATGCGGTGGACCTGCGCGCCGAGGCCGCCGAGGAGACCCGCGCCGTCATTGCCGGCGAGGGCAACGTATGCACGGCGCTCACGGCGGACGTCACGCGATCCGAGCAGATCGAGTCCGTCGTGCGCGCGGTGCTGGACCAGGAGGGCCGCATCGACGTGCTGCACAACAACGTGGGCATCACCGAGATGGGCGACCCCATCGAGGCCAGCGAGGAAAGCTGGCATCGCGTGATGGACACGAACCTGACCGGGGTGTTCCTGACGTGCAAGCACGTGCTGCCCGTCATGCTGAAGCAGTCTTCGGGCAGCATCGTCAACATCTCGTCGCTCGCCTCGATCCAGGTCAACCAGTATCCCTACACCTCTTACTACGCCGCCAAGGCAGGCCTGAACCACCTGACGCGGTCGCTGGCTGTGCGCTACGCGCCGAACAACATCCGCGTCAACGCGGTGCTGCCCGGCGTGATCGACACGCCATTGATCTATACGCAGATCGCCGGCCAGTTCGAGGACGTGGAAGAAATGCGCCGGCGCCGCAACGCCGCCAGCCCGATGGGCCGGATGGGCGACGCCTGGGACGTCGCGCATGCCGCGCTGTTCCTGGCCAGCGACGAGGCCAAGTACATCACCGGCGTGTGCCTGCCGGTCGACGGCGGCAAGGCCTGCGCGGGCCGCTGA
- a CDS encoding IclR family transcriptional regulator gives MPTAKPPTYASLRSTDTVGGAQSILRVLHILKYVGAASARGVSLTDVVRDLGLTPPTAHRMLSALLQEGFLSLNAARKTYSLGREAYILGLAAESRHGIKAIAEPAVRRLADGTGDTSFLSIRSGYEAVCVDRKTGDFPVKILTLEVGHRRPLGVGAGSLALLAFMPNDEVERVLAQYDVAAAPDLPTLEMLRADIAASRSNGYALNPGRIIPDMLGVGVPVYDREKRVVAALSVAAIRSRLSGPRLQEVVSALQRESAALTAELR, from the coding sequence ATGCCCACCGCCAAGCCGCCCACCTATGCCTCGCTGCGCAGTACGGACACCGTGGGCGGCGCGCAAAGCATTCTGCGGGTCTTGCACATACTGAAGTACGTCGGTGCGGCATCGGCTCGCGGCGTCAGCCTGACGGACGTGGTGCGCGACCTGGGGCTGACGCCGCCCACCGCGCACCGCATGCTGTCCGCGCTGCTGCAGGAAGGGTTCCTCAGCCTCAACGCCGCCCGCAAGACGTACAGCCTGGGCCGCGAGGCCTATATCCTGGGGCTGGCGGCCGAGAGCCGGCACGGCATCAAGGCCATCGCCGAACCCGCGGTTCGCCGGCTGGCCGACGGCACGGGCGACACCAGCTTCCTGTCCATCCGCTCGGGCTATGAGGCGGTCTGCGTGGATCGCAAGACAGGTGACTTCCCCGTCAAGATTCTCACGCTCGAGGTCGGCCATCGCCGTCCGCTGGGCGTGGGGGCGGGCAGCCTGGCCCTGCTGGCCTTCATGCCCAACGATGAGGTCGAGCGCGTGCTCGCGCAATACGACGTCGCGGCCGCGCCCGATCTGCCCACGCTGGAAATGCTGCGCGCCGACATCGCCGCCTCGCGCAGCAACGGCTATGCCCTGAATCCCGGACGCATCATTCCCGACATGCTTGGTGTGGGCGTGCCGGTCTACGACCGCGAGAAGCGCGTGGTGGCGGCGCTGAGCGTGGCGGCCATTCGCTCGCGCCTGTCGGGGCCGCGCCTGCAAGAGGTGGTGTCGGCGCTGCAGCGCGAGTCGGCCGCGCTGACGGCCGAACTGCGCTGA